The DNA segment CCAAAACCATAGCACAAAGTGCTGTAGATTTATTAAGAGGTTAATACAAATGAATATAAACAACATTAATCAACTCAACAACTTAAACAACAAAACCAACTCAACTAATACAAATAGTATTGGCAATGAATTTTCAAGTTTATTAAAAAATTCTATTAACGATCTTAATAAAAATCAAGAAGATGCTGAAGCAGCGATGACAGATATTGCTACTGGAGAGGTAAAAGATTTGCATCAAGCAGCTATAGCAATTAGCAAAGCTGAAACAAGTATGAAATTTATGCTTGAAGTTAGAAATAAAGCTATAAACGCGTATAAAGAAATTTCAAGAACTCAAATATAATATATGCTCCAAAATGCTACTCGAAATAGAGTCTCTAAGGTTGCTTTTGCTTTTTGTATGGCTCTATTTTTCATGGTGTTATTTTTATTGTCTACATTTTTTCTCACTTCTAAAAGACATATTCCAAATACAGAAAAAGAACAATATTTTTCTGCCTTAAGAGGTAATATTATCACCAATGATAATTTTATTGTTACTTCTAGTAGACAAATTTACAGAGCAGAGATAGATTTAAGAAGTTTAGATCCTAGTAAAAAAGATCTTTTTTTAACGCTTTTTCAAATTTATAGTGGCGCCAGTGACGAAGAAATGCAAGATATAAAAAAAAGAATGAATGGCAAAAAAAGGAGTTATAGTTTTATTTTATTGCAAAATATCAATTCAAAAAATGCAAGTTATCTTAAAGAACTTGCAAAAAAACTCTACACCCAAGGTTTTTTTCAACCATTTACAAACAATAATGGACGAGTTGAAACAAGAGGGCTTAATATAATAGAACATAAAGAAGATCGTGTGTATATGCCAAAAGATTCTTTAACCCCTATTATAGGATACACTAGAACTTATATGGATACTGAAAGTGATATTTTAAAGAATTCAGGTATTAAAGGTTTAGAAAAATATTATAATGAGTGTTTAAATCCTCTACAAAATGCTAAAATTCAAGGTTTAAAAGATATAGGTGGAAATATTATCTTAAATTTATATTCTTATGAGCAACGTAAAGTTAATGGCTGTGATTTGTATTTAAACATATCATTAAAGCTTCAAAAAAGTCTAGAAAAAGCTATAGATCAAAAAAATGATGATCTTAAAGCCAATGAAATAATTGTTGCTGTAATGGAAAGTAAAAGTGGTAAAATTCTAGCACTAGCTAGCTCGAGAAGATACGACCCACAAAACCGTGGAAAAGATTTATCAGTCTTAAATGCTAGTGCTGTAGAATATGGATACGAAGCTGGTTCTGTTATCAAACCTTTTATTTTTACTACCGCTTTAATGCTTGATAAAATAAAAACAAATGAGATTATAGATACAAACAAAGGCCGATACAAACTAGGTCGTTTTACCATACGAGATGATCATATCAAAAATAAAATGACTATGGAAGAAGTTATTACTTATTCGTCTAATATTGGTATGATAAAAATTGCTCAAAGACTTAGTAACTTAGAAATTATTTCAGGGCTTAGAATTTTTAGATTTGGCGAAAAAAGTGGTATAGATTTACCTTATGAACAAAAAGGCGAAATTCCTAACCCAAAAAGATTAAAAGACATAGAAAAATCTGTTTTAAGTTATGGATATGGATTAAAAACTACTTTTATGCAACTCTTAGCTGCCTATAATGTTTTTAATAATGACGGAATTTATATTACTCCACAAATTGCAAATAAATTTTATCAAGATGGACGTTTGGTAAATTTAGATAAAGATATAAAAAAAGATAAAATTTTATCTAGTAAAGCAGCCCAACAAATGCAACAAATTTTAATCAATGTTATCGAACAAGGCACAGGAAAAAAAGCTTTTACTGAAGGCATTATCATAGGTGGCAAAACAGGAACTGCTCGTATAGCCGAAACAAAAGGATATACCTCTAATCGTTACAATGCTTCTTTTTTTGGATTTGCCAATGATGCAAATCATGCTTATACCATAGGAGTTCTAGTGAGAAATCCCACTAAAGCCTATAGTTATTATGCTGCACAAAGCGCATTGCCAATATTTAAAGATATAGTTCATATTCTCATCAAAGAAAATTATTTAATTCCTATAAAAGATAAAAAATAACTTTATCTTTATTTATATCAACATTAAAGCCTAGATATAATAAAATCAATAAATTCAACAGAATCATTGGGGCAAGCAATAAGATCGTATTCTTGTTTTGCTAAATGTTTATATTCCATACTTAATTCAAAAATAGTTTCCGAACAATCTATGCAAAAAGATATAGGATAAATCAAAGCTTTGGATTCTATCTTGGATAAAATTTCACTTGTACTTGGTTCTAACCATTTTACAGGACCCAACTTAGACTGGTAAGAAAGTACAATTTCATCAAAATGAGATTTTAAAGCCTTCTTTAATATATCTACGTGATCTTTAATATGCTTTTCATACAAATCACCCTTTTTAATAATAGAAATAGGTAAAGAATGTGCAGAAAAAATTAAAATTTTGTGTTCGTACTTTTTTTGTTTTAAAATATGTTCAATTATCATTTTGTTATAAATTTCATCTTTATAAAACGTATCAATAACTCTAACACTTGCTTGATTTTTTAATTTTGTCAAATTCATTCGTGCTGATTCAACAGAACTTGTAGTCGTTGTTTTAGAATGATGCGGATACAAAGGAAATAAAATAACTTCATCTTCTTTTTTAAAATTATATTTACCAAAAACATCACAAGCAAAAGGTGGTACGTATAAACTTATAAAATCAAAATGATATTGTTTATTTTGAGAATTTAACTTATTACATAAACTTTGCGTAATTTGTGTTAAAGGAGATTTTCCTCCCATTTTCTCATAATTTTTTATCATAGCTTTGAGTCTTGACTTTCTTATCATAAAAGCTACAAATTTTCTTAATAAAGCATTTTTAATATCTAAAATATAAGGATCATTAAACATATTTTTTAAAAAAACTTCGCATTCGCTTAGTTGATTTACTCCGCCCATATTAAGAAAAAAAACATATTTCATTAGC comes from the Campylobacter insulaenigrae NCTC 12927 genome and includes:
- the fliE gene encoding flagellar hook-basal body complex protein FliE, whose amino-acid sequence is MNNINQLNNLNNKTNSTNTNSIGNEFSSLLKNSINDLNKNQEDAEAAMTDIATGEVKDLHQAAIAISKAETSMKFMLEVRNKAINAYKEISRTQI
- a CDS encoding cell division protein FtsI/penicillin-binding protein, with protein sequence MLQNATRNRVSKVAFAFCMALFFMVLFLLSTFFLTSKRHIPNTEKEQYFSALRGNIITNDNFIVTSSRQIYRAEIDLRSLDPSKKDLFLTLFQIYSGASDEEMQDIKKRMNGKKRSYSFILLQNINSKNASYLKELAKKLYTQGFFQPFTNNNGRVETRGLNIIEHKEDRVYMPKDSLTPIIGYTRTYMDTESDILKNSGIKGLEKYYNECLNPLQNAKIQGLKDIGGNIILNLYSYEQRKVNGCDLYLNISLKLQKSLEKAIDQKNDDLKANEIIVAVMESKSGKILALASSRRYDPQNRGKDLSVLNASAVEYGYEAGSVIKPFIFTTALMLDKIKTNEIIDTNKGRYKLGRFTIRDDHIKNKMTMEEVITYSSNIGMIKIAQRLSNLEIISGLRIFRFGEKSGIDLPYEQKGEIPNPKRLKDIEKSVLSYGYGLKTTFMQLLAAYNVFNNDGIYITPQIANKFYQDGRLVNLDKDIKKDKILSSKAAQQMQQILINVIEQGTGKKAFTEGIIIGGKTGTARIAETKGYTSNRYNASFFGFANDANHAYTIGVLVRNPTKAYSYYAAQSALPIFKDIVHILIKENYLIPIKDKK
- the hemH gene encoding ferrochelatase; translated protein: MKYVFFLNMGGVNQLSECEVFLKNMFNDPYILDIKNALLRKFVAFMIRKSRLKAMIKNYEKMGGKSPLTQITQSLCNKLNSQNKQYHFDFISLYVPPFACDVFGKYNFKKEDEVILFPLYPHHSKTTTTSSVESARMNLTKLKNQASVRVIDTFYKDEIYNKMIIEHILKQKKYEHKILIFSAHSLPISIIKKGDLYEKHIKDHVDILKKALKSHFDEIVLSYQSKLGPVKWLEPSTSEILSKIESKALIYPISFCIDCSETIFELSMEYKHLAKQEYDLIACPNDSVEFIDFIISRL